A genomic region of Noviherbaspirillum sp. L7-7A contains the following coding sequences:
- the can gene encoding carbonate dehydratase — protein MQRKQARDITYQQLFENNRQWAAAISAEDADFFKKLAAQQSPEYLWIGCSDSRVPANELLGLLPGELFVHRNIANVVVHTDLNCLSVLQFAVDVLKVKHVIVCGHYGCSGVHAALVGRRVGLADNWLRHVQDVHMKHERYLGEVLPDKQRLDRLCELNVMEQVTNLCQTTIVQDAWERGQELTVHSLIYGIQDGLLRDLGVSISAPEEMAGILAEAFQAYE, from the coding sequence ATGCAACGCAAGCAGGCACGCGATATCACTTATCAGCAACTCTTTGAAAACAACCGCCAGTGGGCGGCGGCCATTTCCGCCGAGGACGCGGATTTCTTCAAGAAGCTGGCGGCCCAGCAGTCGCCCGAATACCTGTGGATAGGCTGCTCCGACAGCCGGGTGCCGGCCAACGAACTTCTGGGCCTGTTGCCGGGCGAGCTGTTCGTCCACAGGAATATTGCCAACGTGGTCGTGCATACCGACCTGAACTGCCTGTCGGTATTGCAGTTCGCCGTCGACGTGCTGAAGGTCAAGCATGTGATCGTCTGCGGCCACTACGGCTGTTCCGGCGTGCATGCGGCGCTGGTGGGGCGGCGGGTCGGGCTGGCGGACAACTGGCTGCGCCACGTGCAGGACGTGCACATGAAGCATGAGCGCTACCTGGGCGAGGTGCTGCCCGACAAGCAGCGGCTGGACCGCCTGTGCGAGCTCAACGTGATGGAACAGGTGACCAATCTGTGCCAGACCACCATCGTGCAGGATGCCTGGGAGCGCGGCCAGGAACTGACCGTACACAGCCTGATCTATGGCATCCAGGACGGCCTGCTGCGCGACCTGGGCGTTTCCATCAGCGCGCCGGAGGAAATGGCTGGAATCCTCGCAGAGGCGTTCCAGGCCTACGAATAG
- a CDS encoding DUF3047 domain-containing protein, with the protein MRPALPLSLLAALLFCAGPSMAETLRVGSFSSGDLDGWEVKSFKGETRYELVRDGGVTVLQASTDGMASGRFRKIRIDLARTPVLRWRWKIEAPYRGNDEDARAGDDFPVRIYVVVERGPLGLRSRALNYVWASGKPVGARWPNPYTSQAMMQAVDSGEARAGSWVSHQRNVRDDLRAAFGEDFTEIDAVAVMTDGDNGPRQGRAWYGDISFSSE; encoded by the coding sequence ATGCGACCCGCCCTTCCCCTTTCCCTACTCGCCGCCCTGCTGTTCTGTGCCGGCCCCTCTATGGCGGAAACCCTGCGGGTCGGCAGCTTTTCCAGCGGCGACCTGGACGGTTGGGAAGTCAAGTCCTTCAAGGGCGAGACCCGCTACGAACTGGTGCGCGATGGCGGCGTGACCGTGCTGCAGGCAAGCACCGACGGCATGGCCTCGGGGCGCTTTCGCAAGATCCGGATCGACCTGGCCAGGACGCCGGTGCTGCGCTGGCGCTGGAAGATCGAGGCGCCGTATCGTGGCAACGATGAAGATGCCAGGGCAGGTGACGACTTCCCGGTGCGCATCTATGTGGTGGTGGAGCGCGGCCCGCTCGGACTGCGCAGCCGCGCGCTGAACTATGTGTGGGCATCGGGCAAGCCGGTCGGCGCGCGCTGGCCGAATCCCTACACCAGCCAGGCGATGATGCAGGCGGTCGATAGCGGAGAGGCCAGGGCCGGCAGCTGGGTCAGCCATCAGCGCAATGTGCGCGACGACCTGCGCGCCGCCTTTGGCGAGGACTTCACCGAGATCGACGCGGTAGCCGTCATGACCGATGGCGACAACGGCCCCCGCCAGGGCCGCGCCTGGTATGGCGACATCAGCTTTTCCAGCGAGTAG
- the dapB gene encoding 4-hydroxy-tetrahydrodipicolinate reductase: MTQMKIAVAGASGRMGRMLIEAIRNASDAALAGALDVAGAPGLGADASGFLGQDSGVLITDKLEQGLADADYLIDFTRPEGTLKHLEYCAAHGIRMIIGTTGFDDAGKAAIAAAAERTAVVFAPNMSVGVNVTMKLLELAAKSFAEGYDIEIIEAHHRHKVDAPSGTALQMGEVVARALGRDLKEVGVFAREGVTGERDPSSIGFATIRGGDIVGDHTVLFAGIGERIEISHKSSSRVTYAHGSLRAARFLAGRDSGLYDMQNVLGLR, encoded by the coding sequence ATGACTCAAATGAAAATCGCCGTTGCCGGCGCCTCCGGCCGCATGGGCCGCATGCTGATCGAAGCCATTCGCAATGCATCTGACGCGGCACTCGCCGGCGCGCTCGACGTTGCCGGCGCCCCTGGCCTGGGCGCCGATGCATCGGGCTTTCTCGGCCAGGATTCCGGCGTCCTGATCACCGACAAGCTGGAGCAGGGGCTGGCCGATGCCGACTACCTGATCGACTTCACCCGGCCGGAAGGCACGCTGAAGCACCTGGAATACTGCGCCGCGCATGGCATCAGGATGATCATCGGCACCACCGGCTTCGATGACGCCGGCAAGGCCGCGATCGCCGCCGCCGCCGAAAGGACCGCCGTCGTGTTCGCACCCAACATGAGCGTGGGCGTGAACGTGACGATGAAGCTGCTGGAGCTTGCGGCAAAGAGTTTCGCCGAAGGCTACGACATCGAGATCATCGAGGCGCATCACCGCCACAAGGTCGACGCGCCGTCCGGCACCGCGCTGCAGATGGGCGAAGTGGTGGCGCGCGCGCTGGGCCGCGACCTGAAGGAAGTCGGCGTCTTCGCGCGCGAAGGCGTGACCGGCGAGCGCGACCCGTCCTCGATCGGCTTTGCCACGATACGCGGCGGCGACATCGTCGGCGACCATACCGTGCTGTTCGCCGGCATCGGCGAGCGCATCGAGATCAGCCACAAGTCGTCGAGCCGGGTCACCTATGCCCACGGCAGCCTGCGCGCCGCGCGCTTCCTGGCCGGCCGCGACAGCGGACTGTACGACATGCAGAACGTGCTTGGCCTGCGCTGA
- a CDS encoding outer membrane protein assembly factor BamE: protein MRMLFSHSGALCVLFAAAIAGCASKNPLIDEPASGRGSEPAAQAQQASEQNGSDVQVTREKPFLGFLRPYRADIQQGNFVSREMVAQLKEGMTQDQVRFVLGTPLLTDVFHNNRWDYPFRMKKGNGEVTTSRVTLTFVDNRLARIEGGDLPTEADYLSRIAGEKQRKANTMTPGPQPVPSSAADPQTPSTKP from the coding sequence ATGCGTATGCTGTTTTCCCATTCCGGTGCGCTGTGCGTGCTGTTTGCCGCCGCCATAGCCGGTTGCGCGTCGAAGAATCCGCTGATTGACGAGCCTGCGAGCGGGCGCGGCAGCGAGCCGGCAGCGCAGGCGCAGCAGGCCAGCGAGCAGAACGGCAGCGACGTCCAGGTCACGCGCGAAAAGCCGTTTCTCGGCTTCCTGCGTCCGTACCGGGCCGACATTCAGCAGGGTAACTTCGTTTCCCGCGAAATGGTCGCGCAACTGAAGGAAGGCATGACGCAGGACCAGGTGCGCTTCGTGCTCGGCACGCCGCTCCTGACTGATGTATTCCACAACAACCGCTGGGACTATCCATTCCGCATGAAGAAGGGCAACGGCGAAGTCACCACCAGCCGCGTGACCCTGACCTTCGTCGACAACCGCCTGGCGCGCATCGAAGGCGGCGACCTGCCGACCGAGGCTGACTACCTGTCGCGCATCGCCGGCGAAAAGCAGCGCAAGGCCAACACCATGACCCCGGGCCCGCAGCCGGTGCCCTCTTCCGCCGCCGACCCGCAAACTCCGTCCACCAAACCATGA
- a CDS encoding FAD-dependent oxidoreductase, protein MTRQRLLLIGGGHAHLFVLEALRKRLPEWRDRLQVAMVSRDLQTPYSGMLPGLIAGHYRHNEAHVHLAPLAAAAQVELAQARIVSFDPTARVALDDQGRQWDFDLASLDIGSTPPLDQVPGAQDHALPVKPVDVFLQQWRAFQAQADGLARPVHMVVVGGGAGGVELVLAMAHRMAARRDRVKWSLVTRGELLAGYPRGAARRMARHLARQGIAVLTHTDVLQVEPDMLHFADGSTAAYDALLWATGAGPQPWVAQSGLACLDGFVHIDSHLRSVSHDHVFAAGDIASDPLQPRAKAGVYAVRQGPVLADNLLRTVAGEPLAAYLAQRGHLSLLGTGPRHAVGVWQGLSWEGDWVWRWKDAIDRKFMHRFSDWDAPNQINS, encoded by the coding sequence GTGACCAGACAGCGTCTGCTCCTGATTGGCGGCGGCCATGCCCACCTGTTCGTGCTGGAAGCGCTGCGCAAGCGCCTGCCCGAATGGCGCGACCGGCTGCAGGTTGCCATGGTCAGCCGCGACCTGCAGACGCCCTATTCCGGCATGCTGCCGGGCCTGATCGCCGGCCATTACCGGCACAATGAAGCGCATGTGCACCTGGCGCCGCTGGCCGCGGCGGCGCAGGTGGAACTGGCGCAGGCCCGCATCGTCTCCTTCGACCCGACGGCGCGCGTGGCGCTGGACGACCAGGGCCGGCAATGGGATTTTGACCTTGCTTCCCTCGACATCGGCTCGACGCCGCCGCTGGACCAGGTGCCCGGCGCGCAGGACCATGCGCTGCCGGTCAAGCCGGTCGACGTCTTCCTGCAGCAATGGCGCGCCTTCCAGGCCCAGGCTGACGGCCTGGCGCGGCCGGTCCACATGGTGGTGGTGGGCGGCGGCGCCGGCGGCGTCGAACTGGTGCTGGCGATGGCGCACCGGATGGCGGCCCGGCGCGACCGCGTGAAATGGTCGCTGGTCACGCGCGGCGAACTGCTCGCCGGCTATCCGCGCGGCGCGGCACGGCGCATGGCGCGGCACCTGGCGCGGCAAGGCATTGCGGTGCTTACCCATACCGACGTCTTGCAGGTGGAACCGGACATGCTGCACTTTGCCGATGGCAGCACGGCAGCGTACGATGCGCTGCTGTGGGCCACAGGCGCCGGCCCGCAGCCCTGGGTGGCGCAATCCGGCCTGGCCTGCCTGGATGGCTTCGTCCATATCGACAGCCATCTGCGCTCGGTCAGCCATGACCATGTATTTGCCGCCGGCGACATCGCCAGCGATCCGCTGCAACCACGCGCCAAGGCTGGCGTCTATGCAGTGCGGCAAGGGCCGGTGCTGGCCGACAACCTGCTGCGCACCGTTGCCGGCGAGCCGCTGGCGGCCTACCTGGCGCAGCGCGGCCACCTGTCCCTGCTCGGCACTGGTCCGCGCCACGCGGTGGGGGTGTGGCAGGGCCTGAGCTGGGAAGGCGATTGGGTATGGCGCTGGAAAGATGCGATCGACCGCAAATTCATGCACCGTTTTTCGGATTGGGATGCACCTAATCAGATCAATAGTTAA
- the dnaJ gene encoding molecular chaperone DnaJ, giving the protein MAAKRDFYEILGVAKNASDDDIKKAYRKLAMKYHPDRNPDSKGAEEKFKEAKEAYEMLSDPQKRDAYDRYGHAGVDPNMGGGGFGGNAGGFADAFGDIFGDIFGNAAGGRGGRGGGPQVYRGADLRYNLEITLEQAANGFDTTIRVPSWDSCDTCHGSGAKPGTSPTTCPTCAGHGQVRMQQGFFSIQQTCPKCHGTGKIIPEPCPTCAGAGRIKRNKTLEVKIPAGIDDGMRIRSSGNGEPGMNGGPPGDLYVEIHIKPHPVFQREGDDLHCEMPISYATAALGGDIEVPTLGGKVSFTVPEGTQSGKVFRLRGKGVKGVRSGLSGDLFCHVVVETPVRLTDRQKEMLREFERSMTEGGAKHSPQSKSWKDKVKEFFE; this is encoded by the coding sequence ATGGCGGCAAAGCGCGATTTTTACGAAATACTGGGCGTGGCGAAAAACGCTTCCGATGATGACATCAAGAAGGCGTATCGCAAGCTCGCAATGAAATACCATCCGGACCGCAATCCGGACAGCAAGGGCGCGGAAGAGAAATTCAAGGAGGCCAAGGAAGCCTACGAGATGCTGTCGGACCCGCAGAAGCGGGATGCCTATGACCGCTACGGCCATGCCGGCGTCGACCCCAACATGGGCGGCGGCGGCTTCGGCGGCAACGCGGGCGGCTTCGCCGATGCCTTCGGCGACATCTTCGGCGACATCTTCGGCAACGCCGCCGGCGGCCGCGGGGGCCGTGGCGGCGGCCCCCAGGTCTACCGCGGCGCCGACCTGCGCTACAACCTGGAAATCACGCTGGAGCAGGCGGCCAACGGCTTCGACACCACGATCCGCGTGCCGTCCTGGGACAGCTGCGACACCTGCCACGGCAGCGGCGCCAAGCCGGGCACGTCGCCCACCACCTGCCCGACCTGCGCCGGCCATGGCCAGGTGCGCATGCAGCAGGGCTTCTTCAGCATCCAGCAGACCTGCCCGAAGTGCCACGGCACCGGCAAGATCATTCCGGAACCCTGCCCCACCTGCGCCGGCGCAGGCCGCATCAAGCGCAACAAGACGCTGGAAGTGAAGATCCCGGCCGGCATCGACGACGGCATGCGCATCCGCTCTTCCGGCAATGGCGAACCGGGCATGAACGGCGGCCCTCCGGGCGACCTGTATGTGGAAATCCACATCAAGCCGCATCCGGTGTTCCAGCGCGAAGGCGACGACCTGCACTGCGAGATGCCGATTTCCTACGCCACCGCGGCGCTGGGCGGCGACATCGAAGTGCCGACGCTGGGCGGCAAGGTATCGTTCACGGTGCCCGAAGGCACCCAGAGCGGCAAGGTGTTCCGGCTGCGCGGCAAGGGCGTCAAGGGCGTGCGCTCCGGCCTGTCCGGCGACCTGTTCTGCCACGTCGTGGTGGAAACCCCGGTGCGCCTGACCGATCGCCAGAAGGAGATGCTGCGCGAGTTCGAGCGCTCGATGACCGAGGGCGGCGCCAAGCACAGCCCGCAAAGCAAATCCTGGAAAGACAAGGTCAAGGAGTTCTTCGAGTAA
- the fur gene encoding ferric iron uptake transcriptional regulator produces MPNNPTDLKASGLKATLPRLKILEIFQGSTVRHLSAEDVYKILLADNMDVGLATVYRVLTQFEQAGLLSRNHFESGKAVFELNEGSHHDHLVCLDCSRVEEFFDEEIERRQQVIAQQRGFAIAEHALALYAHCTKQDCPHRGR; encoded by the coding sequence ATGCCTAACAACCCCACCGATCTGAAGGCCAGCGGCCTCAAGGCCACGCTGCCGCGGCTCAAGATCCTCGAAATCTTTCAGGGCAGCACCGTGCGCCACCTGAGCGCCGAAGATGTCTACAAGATACTGCTGGCCGATAACATGGATGTTGGCCTCGCCACCGTCTATCGCGTGCTGACCCAGTTCGAACAGGCCGGCCTGCTGAGCCGGAATCACTTCGAGTCGGGCAAGGCCGTGTTCGAGCTGAACGAAGGCTCGCATCACGACCATCTGGTGTGCCTGGACTGCAGCCGGGTGGAAGAGTTTTTCGATGAGGAAATCGAGCGCCGCCAGCAGGTCATTGCGCAGCAGCGCGGCTTTGCCATCGCCGAGCATGCGCTGGCGCTGTATGCCCATTGCACCAAGCAGGACTGCCCGCATCGCGGCCGCTAG
- a CDS encoding energy transducer TonB: MSAPARRSLAAIAISVAMHAGALLAALSGVTTHMHPSPEPKPITVALLPTPPVPAPVAMPAPQPQPEPPPPPPPPPPAQPSAPPKPASPRPLPAARPAPRPVPAPRRAAPARPEPAPAAPPVAEAAAPALAPTAPPAPPAPPAPPPEPARTGVSIPASYAATNRPPVQPARSLRNGEEGRVMLRVLVQADGTAGEVQVRTSSGFPMLDEAARSAVQTWRFNPATSNGKPVAEWYLVPIVFKLSN; encoded by the coding sequence GTGAGCGCGCCGGCCCGCCGTTCGCTGGCAGCGATTGCCATTTCGGTGGCGATGCATGCCGGCGCGCTTCTTGCCGCACTCTCGGGCGTGACAACCCACATGCATCCATCGCCGGAACCCAAGCCGATCACGGTGGCGCTGTTGCCGACGCCGCCGGTGCCAGCGCCCGTTGCCATGCCGGCGCCGCAACCCCAGCCCGAGCCGCCACCGCCACCGCCACCGCCGCCGCCTGCCCAGCCGTCTGCGCCGCCGAAACCGGCTTCGCCCCGGCCTCTGCCGGCGGCCAGGCCTGCGCCGCGTCCCGTGCCGGCGCCGCGTCGTGCAGCGCCAGCCAGGCCTGAACCCGCGCCGGCAGCGCCGCCCGTCGCGGAAGCGGCAGCCCCGGCGCTGGCGCCGACTGCCCCACCGGCGCCTCCCGCTCCCCCTGCCCCGCCACCCGAGCCCGCGCGCACCGGCGTCTCCATCCCCGCCAGCTACGCCGCCACCAACCGGCCGCCGGTGCAGCCGGCGCGCTCGCTGCGCAATGGCGAGGAGGGACGGGTGATGCTGAGGGTGCTGGTGCAGGCCGATGGCACCGCCGGCGAGGTACAGGTACGCACTTCCAGCGGTTTTCCGATGCTGGACGAGGCGGCGCGCAGCGCGGTCCAGACCTGGCGCTTCAATCCCGCCACCAGCAACGGCAAGCCGGTGGCCGAGTGGTACCTGGTGCCCATCGTTTTTAAACTTTCCAACTAG